A region from the Simiduia sp. 21SJ11W-1 genome encodes:
- a CDS encoding RDD family protein, giving the protein MTEEVQQNWIANFWRRIGALFIDTLILGLVGFLLGLALKATFVQIGGWGRLIGFGIALAYFGLMNSKLSNGQTIGKRLLNLRVVDLDNHTIPLIRSVFRYIVLAAPFSLNGAQFSNEALLSYLMYPLSMIVFGGLFSIIYLYIFNRVTRQSLHDLAAGTLVVNANIEKQEVGKVWKLHLVIVAVFFVAAAIVPAFTGKLAQNEPFKDMLAVQSALSNEQEVSYATVTTSTTTFSSVNEGTKTTTYVTAQAVLSSNKVSDVELARKLAAIVIQNYPEAVNKDALRITLTYGYDIGIWSQWSSHTHDFNPGEFAGSE; this is encoded by the coding sequence ATGACAGAAGAAGTGCAACAAAACTGGATAGCAAATTTTTGGAGGAGAATCGGAGCTCTTTTTATCGACACTCTGATTCTTGGGTTAGTGGGTTTTCTATTGGGGTTAGCCCTTAAGGCTACGTTTGTTCAAATCGGTGGCTGGGGGCGTTTAATAGGTTTTGGTATTGCTTTAGCCTATTTCGGGTTAATGAATAGCAAGCTGTCTAATGGACAAACTATTGGAAAAAGGCTTTTAAATCTTAGAGTCGTTGATTTAGATAACCATACAATACCTTTAATTAGGTCTGTATTTCGATACATTGTTTTGGCCGCTCCTTTTTCTTTAAATGGGGCCCAGTTTTCAAATGAAGCGTTACTTTCGTATTTAATGTACCCGCTCTCTATGATCGTTTTCGGCGGGTTATTTTCTATAATTTATTTGTACATATTTAACAGAGTAACCAGGCAGTCACTTCATGACCTTGCAGCTGGCACCTTGGTGGTCAATGCCAACATTGAAAAGCAAGAGGTTGGCAAAGTTTGGAAGCTCCATCTAGTAATAGTTGCAGTATTTTTTGTCGCTGCTGCAATAGTCCCTGCCTTTACTGGGAAACTGGCACAGAATGAACCATTTAAAGACATGCTTGCGGTTCAGTCGGCTCTCTCAAATGAGCAAGAAGTATCTTATGCTACGGTTACTACCAGTACGACGACTTTCAGCTCTGTAAATGAGGGGACCAAAACAACAACATATGTAACTGCTCAAGCCGTTCTCTCATCCAATAAAGTTAGTGATGTTGAGCTTGCTCGAAAATTAGCCGCTATTGTTATCCAAAATTACCCCGAAGCAGTGAATAAAGATGCTCTTAGAATTACTCTAACATACGGCTATGACATAGGTATCTGGTCTCAGTGGTCAAGCCATACACATGATTTCAATCCTGGTGAGTTTGCTGGTTCTGAGTAA
- a CDS encoding transposase, with protein sequence MARKKHQHYTEEFRKEAVKRSEQPGVTQAQVAKELGISAQQISNWKRQFTRLSDKQFNTVDGVDYSKQESEELRKLKRENKRLREEMEFLKKVSAYFAKDQE encoded by the coding sequence ATGGCACGTAAAAAACACCAGCATTACACCGAAGAGTTTCGAAAAGAAGCGGTCAAGCGCTCTGAGCAGCCGGGCGTTACCCAGGCTCAGGTGGCCAAAGAGCTCGGCATTAGCGCCCAGCAGATATCAAACTGGAAGCGTCAGTTCACTCGCTTGTCAGACAAGCAATTTAATACGGTTGATGGCGTGGACTATTCCAAGCAGGAGAGCGAAGAGCTCCGTAAGTTGAAGCGCGAGAATAAACGCCTGCGAGAGGAGATGGAATTCTTAAAAAAGGTTTCTGCGTACTTCGCGAAAGACCAAGAGTGA